The following are encoded in a window of Candidatus Neomarinimicrobiota bacterium genomic DNA:
- a CDS encoding DUF4915 domain-containing protein: LSSKELNQATRGHGIAYSENKNQFYIVSSYRDSIIILDAEFNEIDEISISNKYKIEEEPLHHCNDLCIVGNSLYVTMFSYTGNWKRDIFDGVALEIDLTTNLVKNPVITDLWMPHNISYLNGSLVVLDSLRGELKANNARAVGRFPAFTRGLDYDGVYYYVGQSRNRNYSKNLGLSLNIAIDTGIVIFDEITKVSRTIFLPQKLSEIHSIVVL, translated from the coding sequence TCCTTTCGTCAAAAGAATTGAATCAGGCAACCCGGGGTCATGGAATAGCCTATTCTGAGAATAAGAATCAGTTCTACATCGTATCTAGTTATCGGGACAGTATCATCATCCTTGATGCAGAGTTCAACGAAATTGATGAAATATCCATTTCCAACAAATATAAAATTGAAGAGGAGCCGCTGCATCACTGCAATGACCTCTGTATCGTTGGCAATAGTCTATATGTCACCATGTTCTCATATACTGGAAACTGGAAGAGGGACATCTTTGATGGTGTTGCTTTGGAAATAGATTTAACCACTAATCTTGTAAAAAATCCCGTAATTACTGATTTATGGATGCCGCATAATATTTCCTACCTGAATGGAAGTCTGGTTGTCCTGGATTCATTACGAGGTGAGCTTAAAGCGAATAATGCAAGGGCTGTTGGGCGTTTCCCTGCCTTTACTCGTGGCTTGGATTATGATGGAGTATACTATTACGTAGGCCAGAGTAGAAATCGTAACTACAGTAAAAATCTTGGTCTATCGCTAAATATCGCCATTGATACCGGGATTGTTATTTTTGATGAGATCACAAAGGTCTCAAGAACCATTTTTCTGCCTCAAAAATTATCAGAGATTCACTCAATAGTGGTTTTATAA